The following are encoded together in the Gouania willdenowi unplaced genomic scaffold, fGouWil2.1 scaffold_294_arrow_ctg1, whole genome shotgun sequence genome:
- the LOC114459307 gene encoding uncharacterized protein LOC114459307: MSCNSVDSSETSCSSIKWLYNRDINTTEIIVSDGQINKDSPQAAKLSLGRRCSLTITNISSEDAGVYNCYYGKTYEHYTSVYLNILTLSANQSTDPVGGVTLTCTLWGDIYTYCVKDNLRWLDEERDELKQDGDEVYYSRQKKCVSDLIITHQINHSRRYTCQFVINNEVKISADYTLVSTAPVDLTSDSTPNKIIFIIIIVASVGLLTILVIVGLTVFIKSRRKTGAAEEDAPKRARVPDGEESTVSYRNRNQEALPSSEVREPEEGEEEVTYATVKK, encoded by the exons ATGTCCTGTAACAGTGTGGATTCATCTGAAACATCATGTTCTAGCATTAAATGGCTGTACAACAGAGACATAAATACTACTGAAATCATTGTTAGTGATGGACAGATTAATAAAGATTCACCTCAAGCTGCTAAACTGAGTCTGGGCCGTAGATGTTCTTTGACCATCACAAACATCTCCTCTGAGGACGCAGGAGTTTACAACTGTTATTATGGGAAAACATATGAACACTACACATCTGTGTATCTGAACATTTTAACAC TCTCAGCAAATCAAAGCACTGATCcagtgggaggagtcacacTGACGTGCACTCTGTGGGGGGACATATACACCTATTGTGTAAAAGACAACCTGAGATGGCTGGATGAGGAGAGAGATGAACTGAAGCAAGATGGTGATGAAGTCTATTATAGTAGACAgaagaaatgtgtttctgatcTGATAATAACACATCAGATTAACCACAGCAGAAGATACACCTGCCAGTTCGTTATAAACAATGAAGTGAAGATTTCTGCTGACTACACACTTGTGTCTACAG CTCCAGTTGATTTAACGTCTGATTCGACTCCAAACaagatcatcttcatcatcatcatcgtagCCTCAGTCGGACTGTTGACCATCCTGGTCATAGTTGGTCTGACTGTTTTCATCAAATCCAGGAGGAAAACTGGAGCAGCAgaagaag ACGCCCCAAAGCGAGCTCGTGTTCCT GATGGGGAGGAGAGCACCGTCAGCTACAGAAACCGAAACCAAGAGGCCTTGCCCAGCTCAGAG GTCAGAGAACCAGAGGAAGGTGAAGAAGAAGTGACTTATGCAACGGTCAAGAAGTGA
- the LOC114459314 gene encoding nuclear RNA export factor 1-like — MDRDWRQGKGGGGRGGGRGAFRGGTRSRTGWFKITIPHGKKYDKKWLVPALQDICSIPYTPIQFHDDHNNVHFYVDDFTTASALRKCSRKVTDCDGYKVAVHIKRSDPPNFLFPNLKVEELEHLKQCMSKRFDGSQQALDLTSIHTDPDLVSQDIKVALNRKTNMEAVIKIIEENIPQLTSLNLSHNCIQRLDELSELVTKVPHLKALNLSHNDLKSEHELDKLKGLKLVELWLVRNPLCDLFKDPSSYVSVVCQKFPQLLKLDGNDLPPHIGFDVETPTTLPPCKGSCFGSDDAKVYIQRFLQQYYSVYDSGDRQSLLGAYHDDALLSLTTPYNVQNPSRSGLREYFKDSRNLKRTKDSTMRFHLLKHKRLNVVALLNELPKTQHDITSFTVDVNAYTNTLLSFTVGGVFKEVVVDDKSKESTRAFSRVFITVPAVNSGLCIINDQLFIRMATTEQISRAFVAPAPTPSSSPVPTLTAPQQEMLSTFSLKSGMKLEWSLK, encoded by the exons ATGGACAGAGATTGGCGACAAGGCAAAGGTGGAGGTGgcagaggaggagggagaggagcTTTCAGAGGAGGAACTAGAAGCCGAACAGGCTGGTTCAAAATCACG ATTCCTCACGGCAAAAAGTATGACAAGAAGTGGTTAGTGCCAGCTCTACAGGACATCTGCTCCATCCCTTACACTCCTATTCAG TTTCATGACGACCACAATAACGTTCATTTCTACGTTGATGATTTCACTACTGCCAGTGCCCTGCGCAAGTGTTCTCGCAAGGTCACAGACTGTGATGGCTATAAG GTGGCGGTACACATCAAGCGCAGTGATCCCCCCAACTTCCTCTTCCCTAATCTGAAGGTTGAAGAATTGGAGCATCTGAAG CAATGCATGTCAAAACGTTTTGATGGCTCACAGCAAGCTTTGGATCTGACCAGTATTCACACAGACCCAG ACTTGGTCTCACAGGATATTAAAGTGGCtttaaacaggaaaacaaacatgGAGGCCGTCATTAAGATCATTGAAGAAAACATTCCTCAG TTGACAAGCTTGAATCTCAGTCACAACTGCATCCAGAGACTGGATGAACTCAGCGAGCTTGTGACCAAAGTGCCTCATCTGAAGGCCCTGAACCTTTCACACAACGAC CTGAAAAGCGAACATGAGCTGGACAAGTTGAAGGGGCTGAAACTGGTGGAGCTGTGGCTGGTCAGAAACCCTCTCTGTGACCTTTTCAAAGACCCATCTTCATACGTCAG TGTTGTGTGCCAGAAGTTTCCCCAGCTTCTGAAGTTG GATGGAAATGACCTCCCCCCACACATTGGCTTTGATGTGGAAACACCCACCACTCTCCCACCTTGCAAG GGAAGCTGCTTTGGCTCTGATGACGCTAAAGTCTACATTCAGCGCTTTTTGCAACA gtactacagtgtgtacgaCTCTGGAGACAGACAGTCACTGCTGGGGGCCTACCATGATGACGCATTATTATCACTAACAACACCGTACAACGTCCAGAATCCATCAAg GAGCGGTCTGAGAGAATATTTCAAAGACAGTAGAAACCTGAAGAGGACCAAAGACTCCA CGATGCGTTTCCATCTGCTAAAGCACAAACGGCTGAATGTGGTGGCGCTCCTCAACGAGCTGCCAAAAACTCAGCATGACATCACCTCTTTCACCGTGGACGTAAACGCCTACACA aATACGCTGCTGTCATTCACAGTGGGCGGAGTCTTCAAAGAAG TTGTTGTAGATGATAAATCTAAAGAATCTACAAGGGCCTTCTCCAGAGTTTTCATCACAGTTCCAGCAGTGAATTCTGG tttgtgcaTCATCAACGACCAGCTCTTCATCAGAATGGCTACAACGGAGCAGATCAGCAGAGCTTTTGTGGCGCCTGCCCCGACCCCTTCCTCCAGCCCAGTGCCCACCCTCACTGCCCCACAGCAGGAGATGCTCAGCACCTTCTCCCTGAAGTCAGGCATGAAGCTGGAATGGTCCCTGAAGTAG